One window of Corynebacterium accolens genomic DNA carries:
- the gyrA gene encoding DNA gyrase subunit A, with protein MSDNNDDLFDRIFPIDINEEMESSYIDYAMSVIVGRALPEVRDGLKPVHRRILYAMFDSGYRPERGYVKSARPVSDTMGQFHPHGDSAIYDTLVRLAQSWNMRYPLVDGQGNFGSRGNDGPAAMRYTECKLTPLAMEMVRDIRENTVDFSPNYDGKTSEPDVLPSRVPNLLMNGSGGIAVGMATNIPPHNLNELASAIYWLLENPDADEDAALAACMERVKGPDFPTAGLIVGDQGIKDAYTTGRGSIRMRGVTSIEESGSRQTIVITELPFQVNPDNLISNIAESVANGKIAGISKIEDESSDRVGMRIVVTLKRDAVARVVLNNLYKHSQLQTSFGANMLSIVDGVPRTLRLDQMLSNYVAHQIEVIVRRTQYRLDEAEKRAHILRGLVKALDMLDEVIALIRRSPTVDEAREGLKELLDVDDIQADAILAMQLRRLAALERQKIVDELAEIEEEIADLKHILAHEERQRQIVHDELEAIVEKYGDERRTEILPASGEVTDEDLIARENVVVTITATGYAKRTKVDTYKSQKRGGKGVRGAELKQDDIVKNFFVCSTHDWILFFTNFGRVYRLKAYELPESGRAARGQHVANLLEFQPEEKIAQVIQIQSYEDAPYLVLATQQGRVKKSRLTDYESARSAGLIAINLNEGDALIGAQLVSEGDDILLTSEQGQAIRFTADDDQLRPMGRATAGVKGMRFRGDDQLLAMSVVHDGEFLLVATSGGYGKRTAIEEYTPQGRGGLGVMTFKYTPKRGKLIGAISIDKDDEIFAITSAGGVIRTEVNQIRPSSRATMGVRLVDLADDVELLAIDRNVEEDGEEDAQAVAKGEKTVDEVQQEHHKGSDASKDEE; from the coding sequence ATGAGTGACAATAACGACGATCTTTTTGATCGGATTTTTCCTATTGACATTAATGAGGAGATGGAGTCGAGCTATATCGACTACGCCATGTCCGTCATTGTGGGCCGCGCGCTGCCTGAGGTGCGCGATGGCCTAAAGCCGGTACACCGCCGCATTCTTTACGCCATGTTCGATTCGGGCTACCGCCCCGAGCGCGGCTACGTGAAATCCGCGCGCCCGGTCTCTGACACCATGGGTCAATTCCACCCACACGGTGACTCGGCCATCTATGACACCTTGGTGCGCTTGGCGCAGTCCTGGAATATGCGCTACCCGCTTGTCGATGGCCAGGGTAACTTCGGTTCCCGCGGTAACGACGGCCCCGCCGCAATGCGTTATACCGAGTGCAAGCTCACCCCGTTGGCCATGGAAATGGTCCGCGATATCCGCGAAAATACCGTGGACTTCTCGCCCAACTACGATGGCAAGACCAGCGAGCCGGACGTCCTGCCGTCCCGCGTGCCTAACCTTTTGATGAATGGTTCCGGCGGAATTGCCGTGGGCATGGCCACCAATATCCCGCCGCATAACCTCAATGAGTTGGCTTCGGCCATCTATTGGTTGCTGGAGAACCCAGACGCGGATGAGGATGCCGCGCTCGCGGCCTGCATGGAACGCGTGAAGGGCCCGGATTTCCCCACCGCCGGCCTCATCGTGGGCGATCAGGGCATTAAGGATGCATATACCACCGGCCGCGGCTCCATCCGCATGCGCGGTGTCACCTCCATCGAGGAATCCGGTTCCCGGCAGACCATCGTGATCACGGAGCTGCCGTTCCAAGTCAACCCCGATAACCTCATCTCCAATATCGCGGAGTCCGTAGCCAACGGCAAGATCGCCGGCATTTCCAAGATCGAAGATGAGTCCTCTGACCGAGTGGGCATGCGCATTGTTGTGACCCTGAAGCGCGATGCTGTCGCCCGCGTGGTGCTCAATAACCTGTACAAGCACTCCCAGCTGCAGACTTCTTTCGGCGCTAATATGCTTTCCATCGTCGATGGCGTACCGCGCACCCTGCGCCTGGATCAGATGCTGAGCAATTATGTTGCGCACCAGATTGAGGTCATCGTTCGCCGCACCCAGTACCGCCTGGATGAGGCCGAAAAGCGCGCGCACATCTTGCGCGGCTTGGTCAAGGCGCTGGATATGTTGGATGAGGTCATCGCCCTGATCCGCCGTTCGCCCACTGTTGATGAGGCGCGCGAGGGCTTGAAGGAGCTTCTCGATGTCGACGATATCCAGGCCGATGCCATCCTGGCGATGCAGCTGCGCCGCCTGGCCGCCCTGGAGCGCCAAAAGATCGTCGATGAATTGGCAGAAATCGAAGAAGAGATCGCAGACCTCAAGCACATCCTCGCCCACGAGGAGCGCCAGCGCCAGATCGTCCACGATGAGCTGGAGGCGATCGTCGAAAAGTACGGCGACGAGCGCCGCACCGAGATCCTGCCTGCCTCCGGCGAGGTCACCGATGAAGACCTCATTGCCCGCGAAAACGTCGTGGTCACCATCACCGCTACGGGTTATGCCAAGCGCACCAAGGTCGATACCTATAAGTCACAAAAGCGTGGCGGCAAGGGCGTGCGCGGTGCGGAGCTCAAGCAAGATGACATTGTGAAAAACTTCTTCGTCTGCTCCACGCACGACTGGATCCTGTTCTTTACCAACTTTGGCCGCGTCTACCGCTTGAAGGCCTACGAGCTACCGGAGAGCGGCCGCGCTGCCCGCGGCCAGCACGTGGCCAACCTGTTGGAATTCCAGCCGGAGGAAAAGATCGCCCAGGTCATTCAGATCCAGTCCTACGAGGATGCGCCATACCTGGTTCTGGCCACCCAGCAGGGCCGCGTGAAGAAGTCGCGCCTGACCGATTACGAGTCCGCTCGTTCCGCAGGGCTTATCGCCATCAACCTCAACGAAGGCGATGCGCTCATCGGTGCCCAGCTCGTTTCTGAGGGCGATGACATCCTGCTGACCTCTGAGCAGGGCCAAGCCATTCGCTTTACTGCCGATGACGACCAGCTGCGCCCCATGGGCCGCGCTACTGCCGGCGTGAAGGGCATGCGCTTCCGCGGCGATGACCAGCTGCTGGCGATGTCCGTCGTCCACGACGGCGAGTTCCTACTCGTTGCTACCTCGGGTGGCTACGGCAAGCGCACCGCCATTGAGGAATACACCCCGCAGGGCCGCGGTGGCTTGGGTGTGATGACCTTCAAGTACACCCCGAAGCGCGGCAAGCTCATTGGCGCCATTTCCATTGACAAGGACGATGAAATCTTCGCCATTACCTCCGCCGGTGGGGTTATTCGCACCGAAGTTAACCAGATTCGTCCCTCCTCGCGCGCCACGATGGGCGTGCGCTTGGTTGACCTTGCCGATGATGTCGAATTGCTTGCCATCGACCGCAATGTTGAAGAAGATGGTGAGGAAGACGCGCAGGCTGTGGCCAAGGGCGAAAAGACCGTCGATGAGGTCCAGCAAGAGCACCACAAGGGTAGCGATGCTTCCAAGGATGAGGAGTAG
- a CDS encoding DUF3566 domain-containing protein, translating to MERRDVTIHHISPTSAFRVGLALSLVGLIAWLLAVCLLYIGLHQVGIWESVNSLVGGVGGGFEVTFGVVIAASALIGVIFAVLFTLLAPLMAVIYNAIVDVFGGLKVSLEDI from the coding sequence ATGGAACGACGAGACGTAACCATCCACCACATCTCGCCCACCTCGGCGTTTCGCGTTGGTCTGGCCCTGTCACTCGTCGGACTCATCGCGTGGTTGCTGGCCGTGTGCCTGCTGTACATCGGCTTGCACCAGGTGGGCATTTGGGAGTCAGTCAATAGCCTCGTTGGTGGCGTCGGCGGCGGCTTTGAGGTCACCTTTGGCGTGGTGATCGCAGCCAGCGCGCTGATTGGCGTTATTTTCGCCGTCCTGTTCACCTTGCTCGCACCGCTGATGGCCGTGATCTATAACGCCATCGTGGATGTCTTCGGCGGGCTAAAGGTCAGCTTGGAGGACATCTAG
- a CDS encoding heavy metal translocating P-type ATPase, with translation MSTSHQHGKHSGAHQAAEADHTQHTDHGGHEGHSHGDHHGHEHGHGHGHGDHAAMFRSRFWWSLLLSVPVVIFSPMVAELLGYGVPEFNGSAWIPPVLGTIIFIYGGTPFLQGGWSELKSRQPGMMLLIAMAITVAFVASWVTTLGIGGFDLDFWWELALLVVIMLLGHWLEMRALGAASSALDALAELLPDEAERIIDGQAHTVPVSELAVDDIVLVRAGARAPADGTIVKGSAEFDESMITGESRPVFRDKGERVVAGTVATDNTVRVQVEAIGGDTALGGIQSMVAEAQESSSRAQALADRAAALLFWFALIAALITAVVWAIIGSPSDAVVRTVTVLVIACPHALGLAIPLVIAISTEQAAQSGVLIKERMALERMRTIDTVLFDKTGTLTEGAHAVTGVATVEDISEGQLLAVAAAAEADSEHPLARAIVKAAEDHAEASQEQLHSTDFSAAAGRGIQATVDGAEVLVGGPNMLRELELATPGVFDAQVEEWSQRGAGVLHVVRDGQIIGALAVEDKIRPESRAAVQALQEQGVKVAMITGDATQVAEAVGEELGIDEVFAEVLPQDKDSKVTELQERSLAVAMVGDGVNDAPALARAEVGIAIGAGTDVAMESAEVVLASDDPRSVLSMITLSRASYRKMIQNLIWASGYNIIAVPLAAGVLAPIGVVLSPAAGAVLMSLSTIVVAFNAQLLRRIELDPARLAPTSH, from the coding sequence ATGAGTACTTCTCACCAACACGGTAAGCATTCCGGTGCTCACCAGGCCGCGGAAGCGGACCATACGCAACACACAGATCATGGCGGCCACGAAGGGCACTCTCACGGTGACCACCACGGTCACGAGCACGGGCATGGCCACGGTCACGGCGATCACGCGGCGATGTTCCGCAGCCGCTTCTGGTGGTCGCTGCTGCTATCGGTGCCGGTCGTCATCTTCAGCCCCATGGTCGCAGAATTGCTCGGCTACGGCGTACCCGAATTCAATGGTTCAGCCTGGATTCCCCCGGTGCTTGGCACCATCATCTTCATCTATGGCGGCACGCCGTTCCTGCAAGGCGGCTGGTCGGAACTGAAATCCCGCCAGCCCGGGATGATGCTGCTTATCGCCATGGCTATTACCGTGGCGTTCGTCGCCTCATGGGTCACCACCTTGGGGATTGGAGGATTCGACCTAGATTTCTGGTGGGAGCTGGCCTTGCTGGTCGTCATTATGCTGCTGGGCCACTGGTTGGAGATGCGTGCACTCGGCGCAGCCTCCTCCGCTTTGGACGCCTTAGCAGAACTTTTGCCTGACGAAGCCGAGAGGATCATCGATGGGCAGGCCCACACCGTGCCAGTCTCTGAGCTGGCGGTGGATGACATAGTACTGGTCCGCGCTGGAGCGCGGGCGCCTGCCGATGGCACCATTGTTAAAGGCTCAGCCGAATTCGATGAATCCATGATCACCGGTGAATCCCGCCCAGTTTTCCGCGATAAAGGTGAGCGCGTGGTCGCCGGTACGGTGGCCACCGATAACACCGTCCGCGTCCAGGTAGAAGCCATCGGAGGAGATACGGCCCTGGGCGGTATCCAAAGCATGGTCGCCGAGGCGCAGGAATCCTCCTCCCGCGCCCAAGCTCTTGCCGATCGCGCCGCAGCGTTGCTCTTCTGGTTTGCGCTAATCGCAGCCCTCATTACTGCGGTGGTCTGGGCCATTATCGGGAGCCCAAGCGATGCCGTGGTACGCACCGTTACCGTGCTCGTCATCGCTTGCCCCCACGCCCTCGGTTTGGCTATCCCACTGGTCATTGCGATCTCTACCGAGCAGGCCGCACAGTCTGGGGTACTCATCAAGGAACGTATGGCGTTGGAGCGCATGCGCACCATCGACACCGTTCTCTTCGATAAGACCGGCACCCTAACCGAAGGCGCTCATGCCGTTACCGGTGTCGCAACCGTTGAGGACATCAGCGAGGGGCAGCTGCTAGCAGTGGCCGCCGCGGCCGAGGCCGATAGTGAACACCCGTTGGCCCGCGCCATCGTCAAGGCAGCCGAAGACCACGCGGAAGCATCCCAGGAGCAGCTGCACAGCACCGATTTCAGTGCTGCCGCCGGCCGGGGAATCCAGGCCACCGTAGATGGGGCAGAGGTCCTCGTCGGTGGACCGAATATGCTGCGCGAGCTAGAGCTTGCCACCCCTGGGGTGTTCGATGCGCAGGTTGAAGAGTGGTCCCAGCGCGGCGCAGGTGTCCTGCATGTCGTGCGCGATGGTCAGATCATTGGCGCTCTCGCGGTCGAAGACAAGATTCGTCCCGAATCCCGCGCGGCCGTACAGGCCCTCCAAGAGCAGGGCGTCAAGGTTGCGATGATCACTGGCGATGCCACGCAGGTCGCCGAGGCCGTTGGCGAAGAACTGGGTATTGACGAGGTCTTTGCCGAAGTCCTGCCGCAGGACAAGGACTCCAAGGTCACCGAATTACAGGAGCGCAGCCTGGCCGTGGCCATGGTTGGCGATGGCGTCAACGACGCCCCAGCCTTGGCCCGCGCGGAAGTCGGCATCGCCATTGGCGCCGGTACCGATGTCGCCATGGAATCCGCCGAGGTCGTGCTCGCCAGCGATGACCCGCGGTCGGTGCTTTCAATGATCACCTTGTCGCGCGCTAGCTACCGCAAGATGATCCAAAACCTTATTTGGGCATCTGGCTACAACATCATCGCCGTGCCCTTGGCTGCAGGCGTACTCGCACCCATCGGTGTCGTGCTTTCCCCGGCGGCCGGTGCGGTATTGATGTCGCTATCGACCATCGTGGTGGCATTCAATGCGCAGTTGTTGCGCCGGATCGAATTGGACCCAGCTCGCTTGGCACCCACCAGCCACTAG
- a CDS encoding MarR family winged helix-turn-helix transcriptional regulator gives MTERDDFWLEEDELAAFMSLMSVNVRLTNILDAQLRDDAKLSFFEYTVLSRLSEAENHEMRMRDLAITANGSLSRLSQVVTRLERQGWVVRRPCPNDGRTTMAHLTDSGWDKVVETAPGHAKQARRSVIDNLTRAQIHQMTQINERIIKAIEADERYGGRY, from the coding sequence ATGACCGAGCGGGACGACTTTTGGCTGGAAGAGGATGAACTAGCAGCATTCATGTCCCTGATGAGCGTGAATGTCCGGCTCACCAATATTCTAGACGCGCAGCTGCGCGATGATGCCAAGCTAAGCTTCTTTGAATATACGGTGCTCTCACGGCTATCAGAGGCCGAGAACCATGAAATGCGCATGCGGGATCTTGCGATTACCGCAAATGGCTCCCTGTCCCGCCTGAGCCAAGTTGTCACCCGCCTAGAGCGCCAGGGTTGGGTCGTGCGGCGTCCTTGCCCCAATGATGGGCGGACGACGATGGCGCACCTCACCGATAGCGGCTGGGACAAGGTAGTAGAAACCGCCCCAGGCCATGCCAAGCAGGCCCGCCGATCCGTTATCGATAATCTGACCCGCGCACAGATCCATCAAATGACCCAAATTAATGAGCGCATCATCAAAGCCATCGAAGCCGACGAGCGCTATGGCGGCCGCTATTAA
- a CDS encoding DNA-3-methyladenine glycosylase, which produces MIDFSRTADVVAPQLLGCVITHAGVSIRLTEVEAYLGTDDAAAHTFRGKTPRNAAMFGPPGRLYVYASYGIHRNVNIVCAPEGVGQGCLLRGGEVLSGIDTAFARRGTSDFHNLARGPGNLGKALGATLEDNHLPVQLSERESAPEWVRGPRIGISKNQDAALRFWIPFDKTVSGRRGYPKK; this is translated from the coding sequence ATGATTGACTTTTCCCGCACTGCTGATGTCGTAGCCCCGCAGCTCCTTGGCTGCGTCATCACGCACGCTGGGGTGAGCATCCGCCTCACAGAAGTCGAGGCCTATTTGGGCACAGACGATGCCGCCGCCCATACCTTTCGTGGGAAAACCCCGCGCAATGCCGCCATGTTCGGCCCGCCCGGCCGGCTGTATGTGTATGCCTCTTACGGTATCCACCGCAATGTCAATATCGTGTGCGCGCCCGAAGGCGTGGGCCAAGGGTGCCTACTGCGCGGCGGTGAGGTGCTATCCGGGATCGATACCGCCTTTGCACGACGCGGCACCAGCGATTTTCATAACCTAGCCCGCGGCCCCGGGAACCTCGGAAAAGCTCTGGGAGCAACGCTGGAGGATAACCACCTGCCAGTGCAGCTTTCTGAGCGCGAGTCTGCACCGGAATGGGTGCGCGGCCCGCGCATTGGCATCTCCAAAAACCAGGATGCAGCCCTGCGGTTTTGGATTCCCTTTGATAAGACCGTCTCCGGCCGCCGCGGCTATCCCAAAAAATAA
- a CDS encoding polysaccharide deacetylase family protein produces the protein MRRLLTSALTVLATAALPACANAQFLEGTPKVAGSSEPNIQSAVSEIQTDIQSRIDSTRAQAQDLISSVAPQDEPQNEAAPAPDPQAGAAPQPAPQPQANGVDCPNCVALTFDDGPSPYTNQLLDTFKAKNAHASFMVLADHAYQYPQALQRMQAEGHTIGNHTKTHRQLNQLAYGDIAQEIDAGNAAIRNATGQNPKWLRPPYGATNETVDQVARDKGLSQALWNVDTLDWKIRDSQHVCNAAVQDANPGSIVLMHDIHPTTVNAAECIIDGLRAKGLEPVSLDELLRTPVDGKRYYAR, from the coding sequence ATGCGTCGTCTTCTTACCTCCGCGCTCACCGTGCTCGCCACCGCTGCCCTTCCCGCCTGCGCCAATGCGCAATTCCTCGAAGGCACCCCAAAAGTAGCCGGGTCCTCAGAACCAAATATCCAGTCCGCGGTTTCTGAGATTCAGACCGATATTCAAAGCCGCATCGACAGCACCCGCGCGCAGGCACAGGATCTTATTTCCTCGGTAGCGCCACAAGACGAGCCGCAGAATGAGGCTGCACCCGCACCGGATCCCCAGGCTGGGGCCGCACCGCAACCAGCCCCGCAGCCACAGGCTAACGGCGTCGATTGCCCAAATTGCGTGGCCCTGACCTTTGACGATGGCCCAAGCCCTTATACCAACCAGCTCTTGGATACCTTCAAGGCGAAAAACGCCCACGCCAGCTTCATGGTGCTAGCGGATCACGCCTACCAGTACCCCCAAGCGCTCCAGCGCATGCAGGCAGAAGGTCACACCATTGGCAATCACACCAAGACCCATCGCCAGCTCAACCAGCTAGCTTACGGCGATATTGCCCAAGAAATCGACGCCGGCAATGCGGCGATCCGCAATGCCACCGGACAAAATCCGAAATGGCTGCGCCCGCCCTACGGTGCCACCAATGAGACGGTTGACCAGGTAGCCAGGGATAAGGGCTTGTCGCAGGCCCTATGGAACGTGGATACCTTGGACTGGAAGATCCGCGACTCGCAGCACGTCTGCAATGCCGCCGTCCAAGATGCTAACCCAGGCTCCATCGTCTTGATGCACGATATTCACCCGACCACCGTTAACGCGGCCGAGTGCATTATCGATGGCCTGCGTGCCAAGGGCTTAGAGCCGGTCAGCCTCGATGAGTTGCTGCGCACCCCGGTTGACGGAAAGCGCTACTACGCCCGTTAA
- a CDS encoding GNAT family N-acetyltransferase, whose protein sequence is MEIRATQESDRTYIARLNFLTDTFGDERGELSSGFADDFSFYVENWEPNQGGFIAWEDLVPAGGVWLNWGTEDNHGYGFVEPAIPEFAIAVESRFAGQGIATALIDAAISLAQTLKAPGISLAVHPDNPRAQGLYERLGFEHVGVYAEHYIMVKRFL, encoded by the coding sequence ATGGAAATTCGCGCGACACAAGAATCCGATCGCACTTATATAGCTCGCCTCAACTTCCTGACCGATACCTTCGGCGATGAACGAGGCGAGCTTTCTTCCGGTTTTGCCGACGATTTTTCCTTCTACGTGGAAAATTGGGAGCCCAACCAGGGAGGTTTCATCGCTTGGGAGGACCTCGTGCCCGCCGGCGGTGTGTGGCTCAATTGGGGCACCGAGGACAATCACGGTTACGGGTTCGTGGAACCGGCCATCCCAGAATTTGCCATCGCGGTAGAAAGCCGCTTTGCGGGCCAGGGCATTGCCACCGCGCTTATCGATGCCGCCATTTCCCTCGCCCAGACCCTCAAAGCGCCCGGCATTTCCTTGGCCGTTCACCCCGATAACCCGCGTGCGCAGGGGCTTTATGAACGCTTGGGCTTCGAGCATGTAGGTGTGTACGCCGAGCATTACATCATGGTCAAGCGCTTTTTATAA